CTGGTGGCGTGGATCATCGGCTGGGACCTGATCCTCGAATACGCGGTTTCCAACATGGCCGTGGCCGTCGGCTTCTCCGCGTACATTGACAGCCTGCTGCAATCGTTCGGGATTCATCTGCCCGCGGCCTTGAGCCAGCCCGCCTATGCGCCCTCGACCGGCTGGTTGCTGCACTTCAACCTGGTCGGTTTTCTCATCGTGATGCTCCTGACGGTGGTGCTGGTGCGCGGCATCCGCGAATCAGCCGGAGCCAACAGCATCATGGTGGGCATCAAGCTGGTGGCCATCTTCGTATTCATCGCTTTCGCCTCCAAGCACATCCAGCCCACCAACTGGCACCCCTTCATGCCCAACGGCTGGCAGGGGGTTCTCACCGGCGGCGCCATCGTCTTCTTCACCTACATCGGCTTCGATTCGGTCTCCACCGCCGCGGAGGAGTGCAAGAATCCCAAGCGCGACCTCCCCCTGGGCATCATGGCTTCGCTGCTGGTTTGCGCCACACTGTACGTGGCGGTGGCCATCGTGCTCACGGGCATCCAGCCCTTCTCGATCTTCAAGGGCGACGCCGCCCCGGTAGCCACGGCCCTGCACAACATCGGCATGGACCGCCTGCAGCAGTGGGTGACCATGGGCGCGCTGATGGGCATGATCTCCTCCCTGCTCGTTTACCAGCTCGGGCAGGCCCGCGTGTGGTTCGCCATGTCCCGCGACGGCCTGCTCCCCGCTTCCTTTTCCAAAGTGCATCCGCGCTTCCGCACCCCGCATGTGGCCACCTGGGTGGCGGGAATCGTCGTGGGCATCCCCGCGGGGATTTTCGACATCGGTACTCTGGCGGACCTTTCGAACATCGGCACGCTGTTTGCCTTCGTGCTGGTGGCCATCGCCGTGCTCATCCTGCGCAAGACGCAGCCGGACCGGCCACGGAGCTTCCGCGTGCCCTTTGTGCCCGTGGTACCAGTTTTGGCGGTGCTATTTTGCGTGGTGCTGATGGCCAGCCTGACGGTGGAGAACTGGATCCGCTTTTTTGTGTGGCTTGCGATCGGCATGGTAATCTACTTCACGTACAGCCGCAAACGGAGCACGCTCAACGCGTCAGCAGCGGAATAGAGAGGAGCCGGATGCCGCAGTTAGCCTCCGCAAGGGTCCGCGGGATGTTCCTGGCGCTGGCCGCCGGGGCCGTACTGGGCCTGTTTCTCGCGCCCGCTGCGCGCGCCTGGGGCGAAAAGGGCAACAAGCTGGTCGTGGATAAGGCGTTCGAGACCCTGCCCCCGGAATTGCGGCCCTTTTTCGAAGCCAACCGCGGATTTCTCCTGCAGCATGTCACCGATCCTCTGGAAGCCAGCCAGAGAAGCCCGGCGGAGCGCAAGAACCGCTACCTCTATCTCGACCGCTACGGCCGCTTCCCCTTTGAAGCCCTGCCGCGCAGCTACAAGGCTGCGGTCCGGAAGTACACCAAGGCCAAGTTGGAATCCAACGGCCTGCTCCCCTGGCAGATCGGCGTATACAGCGAAAGGCTGACCAATGCAATGAAGGCGGGCAAGTGGGACGAGGTCCGGCTGAACGCGGCGCTCCTGGCCAGCTACGTCGCCGAAGCCCACGACCCCTTCAACACCACCGAAAACTACGATGGCCAGCTCACCGGGCAGGCGGGCGTCAGCACACGCTTCGGCGCCAACCTCATCGACCGCTTTTCCTCCTTCTTTCCGGTGCGCCCCAACGATGCCTTCTTTGTCAGCG
This sequence is a window from Terriglobia bacterium. Protein-coding genes within it:
- a CDS encoding amino acid permease — encoded protein: MGSQLFRTKNIDQLISDSENPEKRLKKTLGWISLTALGIGAIIGTGIFVLTGTAAAGEEVQYPSLLKAPLLDVLLHGVHATGITGRPGAGPAIAISFFLVAVVCGFAGLCYAELASMIPIAGSAYTYTYATLGELVAWIIGWDLILEYAVSNMAVAVGFSAYIDSLLQSFGIHLPAALSQPAYAPSTGWLLHFNLVGFLIVMLLTVVLVRGIRESAGANSIMVGIKLVAIFVFIAFASKHIQPTNWHPFMPNGWQGVLTGGAIVFFTYIGFDSVSTAAEECKNPKRDLPLGIMASLLVCATLYVAVAIVLTGIQPFSIFKGDAAPVATALHNIGMDRLQQWVTMGALMGMISSLLVYQLGQARVWFAMSRDGLLPASFSKVHPRFRTPHVATWVAGIVVGIPAGIFDIGTLADLSNIGTLFAFVLVAIAVLILRKTQPDRPRSFRVPFVPVVPVLAVLFCVVLMASLTVENWIRFFVWLAIGMVIYFTYSRKRSTLNASAAE